Proteins from a genomic interval of Medicago truncatula cultivar Jemalong A17 chromosome 3, MtrunA17r5.0-ANR, whole genome shotgun sequence:
- the LOC11431025 gene encoding vicianin hydrolase isoform X2: protein MKAISHFLLYLFSLATLLAVVTGTASQHVHPSHYAASFNRTLFPSDFLFGIGSSAYQIEGASNIDGRGPSIWDTFTKQHPEKIGDHSSGNIGADFYHRYKSDIKIMKEIGLDSYRFSISWSRIFPKGKGAVNPMGVKFYNNVINEVLANGLIPFVTLFHWDLPQSLEDEYKGFLSPKIVKDFEAYADFCFKTFGDRVKHWVTLNEPVSYTINGYHGGTSPPARCSKYVGNCSTGDSTTEPYIVAHHFILSHAAAAKLYKAKYQAHQKGKIGITLITHYYEPYSNSVADHKAASRALDFLFGWFAHPITYGHYPQSMISSLGNRLPKFTKEEYKIIKGSYDFLGVNYYTTYYAQSIPPTYINMTYFTDMQANLIPMKNGVTIGSSTDLNWLYVYPKGIHHLVTHIKDTYKNPPVYITENGIGQSRNDSIPVNVARKDGIRIRYHDSHLKFLLQAIKDGANVKGYYAWSFSDSYEWDAGYTVRFGIIYVDFVNNLKRYPKYSAFWLQKFLLKGKH from the exons ATGAAAGCTATAAGTCATTTCCTCCTCTATCTTTTTTCTCTGGCTACACTTTTGGCTGTTGTCACTGGAACTGCATCACAACATGTGCATCCAAGTCACTATGCTGCTTCATTCAACAGGACCCTTTTTCCTTCTGATTTTCTCTTTGGAATCGGTTCTTCTGCTTACCAG ATAGAAGGAGCTTCAAATATAGATGGTAGAGGACCAAGTATATGGGACACCTTCACTAAACAACATCCAG AAAAGATTGGGGACCATAGCAGTGGTAATATTGGAGCTGATTTTTATCATCGATACAAG AGTGACATAAAGATTATGAAAGAAATTGGGTTGGACTCATACAGATTCTCCATCTCATGGTCAAGAATATTCCCAA AGGGCAAGGGAGCAGTCAATCCTATGGGAGTTAAATTCTACAATAATGTCATTAATGAGGTCCTAGCAAATG GCTTGATACCCTTTGTAACATTGTTTCATTGGGATCTTCCACAAAGTCTTGAAGATGAATACAAGGGATTTCTAAGTCCTAAAATAGT gAAGGATTTTGAAGCCTATGCTGATTTTTGCTTCAAGACATTTGGAGATAGGGTTAAGCATTGGGTGACACTTAATGAGCCTGTTTCCTACACCATTAATGGATACCATGGAGGCACTTCTCCACCTGCAAGATGCTCTAAATATGTTGGAAATTGCTCTACTGGTGACTCAACTACAGAACCCTACATTGTTGCTCATCACTTTATACTTTCTCATGCTGCTGCAGCCAAATTGTATAAGGCCAAATATCAG GCTcatcaaaaaggaaaaattggaATTACCTTAATTACTCACTACTATGAACCATATTCCAATAGTGTTGCCGATCACAAAGCTGCAAGTAGAGCACTTGACTTTTTATTTGGATG gTTTGCTCATCCAATTACATATGGTCACTATCCCCAATCAATGATATCATCCTTAGGTAACAGACTCCCAAAATTCACAAAAGAAGAATATAAAATTATCAAAGGTTCCTATGATTTTCTTGGTGTGAATTATTACACCACATATTATGCACAAAGCATTCCACCAACCTATATCAACATGACCTACTTCACTGATATGCAAGCAAACCTCATTC CAATGAAGAATGGAGTAACTATTGGCTCCTCG ACGGATTTGAACTGGCTATACGTCTATCCGAAGGGAATTCATCATCTTGTGACACACATCAAAGATACATACAAGAATCCACCAGTCTACATTACTGAAAATG GCATTGGTCAATCAAGGAATGACTCAATACCAGTCAACGTAGCCCGTAAAGATGGTATTAGGATCAGATACCATGATAGCCATCTCAAGTTCCTCCTTCAAGCAATAAA AGATGGTGCAAATGTGAAGGGGTACTATGCATGGTCATTTTCCGACAGCTATGAATGGGATGCAGGGTACACAGTACGATTTGGAATAATTTATGTCGATTTCGTTAACAATTTGAAGAGATATCCCAAGTACTCTGCTTTTTGGCTGCAAAAGTTCCTTCTCAAGGGAAAACACTAA
- the LOC11431025 gene encoding vicianin hydrolase isoform X1, whose amino-acid sequence MKAISHFLLYLFSLATLLAVVTGTASQHVHPSHYAASFNRTLFPSDFLFGIGSSAYQIFQIEGASNIDGRGPSIWDTFTKQHPEKIGDHSSGNIGADFYHRYKSDIKIMKEIGLDSYRFSISWSRIFPKGKGAVNPMGVKFYNNVINEVLANGLIPFVTLFHWDLPQSLEDEYKGFLSPKIVKDFEAYADFCFKTFGDRVKHWVTLNEPVSYTINGYHGGTSPPARCSKYVGNCSTGDSTTEPYIVAHHFILSHAAAAKLYKAKYQAHQKGKIGITLITHYYEPYSNSVADHKAASRALDFLFGWFAHPITYGHYPQSMISSLGNRLPKFTKEEYKIIKGSYDFLGVNYYTTYYAQSIPPTYINMTYFTDMQANLIPMKNGVTIGSSTDLNWLYVYPKGIHHLVTHIKDTYKNPPVYITENGIGQSRNDSIPVNVARKDGIRIRYHDSHLKFLLQAIKDGANVKGYYAWSFSDSYEWDAGYTVRFGIIYVDFVNNLKRYPKYSAFWLQKFLLKGKH is encoded by the exons ATGAAAGCTATAAGTCATTTCCTCCTCTATCTTTTTTCTCTGGCTACACTTTTGGCTGTTGTCACTGGAACTGCATCACAACATGTGCATCCAAGTCACTATGCTGCTTCATTCAACAGGACCCTTTTTCCTTCTGATTTTCTCTTTGGAATCGGTTCTTCTGCTTACCAG ATTTTTCAGATAGAAGGAGCTTCAAATATAGATGGTAGAGGACCAAGTATATGGGACACCTTCACTAAACAACATCCAG AAAAGATTGGGGACCATAGCAGTGGTAATATTGGAGCTGATTTTTATCATCGATACAAG AGTGACATAAAGATTATGAAAGAAATTGGGTTGGACTCATACAGATTCTCCATCTCATGGTCAAGAATATTCCCAA AGGGCAAGGGAGCAGTCAATCCTATGGGAGTTAAATTCTACAATAATGTCATTAATGAGGTCCTAGCAAATG GCTTGATACCCTTTGTAACATTGTTTCATTGGGATCTTCCACAAAGTCTTGAAGATGAATACAAGGGATTTCTAAGTCCTAAAATAGT gAAGGATTTTGAAGCCTATGCTGATTTTTGCTTCAAGACATTTGGAGATAGGGTTAAGCATTGGGTGACACTTAATGAGCCTGTTTCCTACACCATTAATGGATACCATGGAGGCACTTCTCCACCTGCAAGATGCTCTAAATATGTTGGAAATTGCTCTACTGGTGACTCAACTACAGAACCCTACATTGTTGCTCATCACTTTATACTTTCTCATGCTGCTGCAGCCAAATTGTATAAGGCCAAATATCAG GCTcatcaaaaaggaaaaattggaATTACCTTAATTACTCACTACTATGAACCATATTCCAATAGTGTTGCCGATCACAAAGCTGCAAGTAGAGCACTTGACTTTTTATTTGGATG gTTTGCTCATCCAATTACATATGGTCACTATCCCCAATCAATGATATCATCCTTAGGTAACAGACTCCCAAAATTCACAAAAGAAGAATATAAAATTATCAAAGGTTCCTATGATTTTCTTGGTGTGAATTATTACACCACATATTATGCACAAAGCATTCCACCAACCTATATCAACATGACCTACTTCACTGATATGCAAGCAAACCTCATTC CAATGAAGAATGGAGTAACTATTGGCTCCTCG ACGGATTTGAACTGGCTATACGTCTATCCGAAGGGAATTCATCATCTTGTGACACACATCAAAGATACATACAAGAATCCACCAGTCTACATTACTGAAAATG GCATTGGTCAATCAAGGAATGACTCAATACCAGTCAACGTAGCCCGTAAAGATGGTATTAGGATCAGATACCATGATAGCCATCTCAAGTTCCTCCTTCAAGCAATAAA AGATGGTGCAAATGTGAAGGGGTACTATGCATGGTCATTTTCCGACAGCTATGAATGGGATGCAGGGTACACAGTACGATTTGGAATAATTTATGTCGATTTCGTTAACAATTTGAAGAGATATCCCAAGTACTCTGCTTTTTGGCTGCAAAAGTTCCTTCTCAAGGGAAAACACTAA